From a region of the Leptospira venezuelensis genome:
- a CDS encoding DMT family protein, translated as MRTFLLLTLSNLFMTFAWYGHLKFFKDFPIWKTILISWGIAFLEYCLMVPANRIGYAEDGLSGFQLKILQEVITITIFVGFAILVLKEKMKWNHAVSFLLVVLAVVFAFYDKE; from the coding sequence ATGAGGACTTTTCTATTACTTACTCTTTCCAATTTGTTCATGACCTTTGCCTGGTACGGTCATTTAAAGTTCTTTAAGGACTTTCCTATTTGGAAAACGATCCTGATCTCCTGGGGAATTGCATTTTTAGAATATTGCCTAATGGTTCCTGCTAATCGGATCGGTTATGCAGAAGACGGGCTAAGCGGTTTCCAACTAAAAATTTTACAGGAAGTGATCACGATCACTATTTTTGTGGGATTTGCAATTTTGGTATTAAAGGAAAAAATGAAATGGAATCACGCAGTTAGTTTCCTTTTGGTGGTTCTTGCCGTTGTATTCGCTTTTTATGATAAAGAATGA
- the nhaC gene encoding Na+/H+ antiporter NhaC, with product MNEKPGFWISLFPLGFLILSLSTAGYLFGSGIAEGPAQILLFSAGAISAGISRLRGISWEKIEDTVLDSLRNVLQPILILLLIGALIGIWIRSGIVPALIVWGLELLKPEIFLPSALILSSVVSLATGSSWSTAGTIGVALIGVGAGLGKPLGMVAGAVVSGAYFGDKLSPFSETTNLASSITGVSLLSHIRNMARTTLPAFGICLLAFGFLGWDGGQGETETATGPVISALKAEFQISWVLILPPLLTFFLIYFRVSAIPSIFIGIVSGGVCFVLTQSNIYANSLNFQDAASSAFKNFVSAASEGTKIKTGHVVVDGLLSRGGMSSMLPTVWLIISAMFYAGIMEGGGMTQVLAEKVLNWAKDRGSLFAATICTCVGTNLFCADQYLAIVVPGKMFKEAYSRKGLDPRNLSRCLEDSGTMTSALVPWNSCGSFMATALGVLTLVYLPYAFLNLLSPLFSLVTGWTGWGLAGKDPESKKELS from the coding sequence ATGAACGAAAAGCCAGGATTTTGGATCTCTTTATTTCCTCTTGGATTTTTGATCCTATCTTTGAGTACCGCAGGATATTTATTCGGAAGCGGAATTGCAGAGGGGCCGGCCCAAATTTTGTTATTTAGCGCGGGTGCAATCTCCGCAGGGATTTCCAGGCTCAGAGGAATTTCTTGGGAGAAGATAGAAGATACGGTTTTAGATTCTCTTCGAAACGTTCTTCAACCTATTCTTATTTTACTTTTGATAGGTGCATTGATCGGGATTTGGATCCGTTCCGGGATTGTTCCTGCATTAATAGTGTGGGGACTGGAATTATTAAAGCCGGAGATTTTTTTGCCATCCGCACTTATCTTATCTTCCGTTGTTTCTTTAGCTACAGGAAGTTCTTGGTCCACTGCAGGAACTATCGGTGTCGCGCTGATTGGAGTGGGAGCGGGACTTGGAAAACCTTTGGGGATGGTGGCAGGAGCCGTGGTCTCCGGCGCTTACTTCGGAGACAAACTTTCTCCTTTTTCGGAGACTACTAATCTTGCTTCTTCGATTACTGGAGTTTCACTTTTATCACATATTCGTAATATGGCAAGGACTACATTGCCCGCTTTCGGAATCTGTCTTTTGGCGTTCGGATTTTTGGGTTGGGATGGTGGTCAGGGAGAAACAGAAACTGCAACAGGTCCTGTGATCTCTGCCTTAAAAGCCGAATTCCAGATTTCTTGGGTTCTAATTCTTCCTCCTCTTCTTACATTCTTTCTCATCTATTTTAGGGTTTCCGCAATTCCATCTATCTTTATAGGGATTGTAAGCGGTGGAGTTTGTTTTGTTCTGACCCAGTCCAATATATATGCAAATTCTTTAAATTTCCAGGATGCTGCTTCTTCCGCTTTTAAAAATTTTGTCTCCGCCGCATCCGAAGGAACAAAGATCAAGACTGGACATGTAGTCGTAGATGGATTATTATCTAGGGGCGGAATGTCTTCTATGCTTCCCACTGTTTGGCTGATCATCTCTGCCATGTTTTATGCAGGGATTATGGAAGGCGGAGGAATGACCCAAGTTTTAGCAGAGAAGGTGTTAAACTGGGCGAAGGATAGAGGCTCCTTATTTGCAGCTACAATCTGCACCTGTGTTGGAACCAATCTATTCTGTGCGGACCAATATCTTGCCATTGTAGTTCCTGGCAAAATGTTCAAAGAAGCATATTCCAGAAAGGGATTGGATCCTAGAAATCTTTCACGTTGTTTAGAAGATTCCGGAACAATGACTTCAGCTTTAGTTCCTTGGAATTCATGCGGTTCCTTTATGGCTACTGCACTTGGTGTCCTTACACTTGTGTATCTTCCTTATGCATTCTTAAATTTGCTTTCTCCTTTGTTTTCTTTGGTCACCGGATGGACTGGTTGGGGGCTGGCAGGAAAAGATCCTGAATCTAAAAAAGAATTATCCTAA
- a CDS encoding PLDc N-terminal domain-containing protein, whose translation METTQFYDPGFFTLLFNFYGYYIFYILFALWAPLALIDLSKREDVDPKKGSLWTAAIILVPLFGAGAYHIVGGSRIPTWAKNSLVYGGIGLLVLTLLISTIARF comes from the coding sequence ATGGAAACTACTCAATTTTACGATCCCGGATTTTTTACCTTACTTTTCAACTTTTACGGATACTATATTTTCTATATTTTATTCGCTCTTTGGGCTCCTTTAGCCTTGATTGATTTGTCTAAAAGAGAGGATGTAGATCCTAAAAAAGGAAGTTTATGGACTGCGGCTATTATTCTTGTCCCTCTATTCGGGGCGGGAGCTTATCATATAGTCGGTGGTTCTAGAATCCCTACTTGGGCAAAGAACAGTCTTGTGTATGGTGGAATCGGCCTTTTGGTCTTAACACTTCTGATCTCCACAATCGCAAGATTCTAA
- the purU gene encoding formyltetrahydrofolate deformylase yields MDFLGEFSNRKGEILNEGPNLKKNRILLIRCKDEAGLIHRITGFLANIGANIVGNQEFVEPLEKVFFMRTEYSLENNSKEEGLVTELAKILPKDAELTLSNPRLPKVVLLATKEPHCLGDILLRWRYGELPMELLGVVSNHEVLGDLVRDFKLPFHYISSEGLTREEHENQLDSYLKRLHPDWIVLAKYMRILTSEFVKKWENRILNIHHSFLPAFVGAKPYEQAYKRGVKIIGGTAHIVTENLDEGPILVQDVCHVDHGYSPERLVLFGRDLEKVVLSRALRLLLEDRVMIFQNRTIIFE; encoded by the coding sequence TTGGACTTCTTAGGTGAATTTTCAAACCGGAAAGGCGAAATTTTAAACGAGGGACCCAATCTGAAAAAGAATAGAATACTTTTGATCCGTTGCAAAGACGAAGCGGGACTAATCCATCGGATCACAGGATTTTTAGCAAATATCGGCGCCAATATTGTCGGGAACCAGGAATTCGTGGAGCCATTGGAGAAGGTATTCTTTATGAGAACGGAATACTCTCTTGAGAACAATTCAAAAGAAGAAGGTCTCGTCACTGAACTCGCAAAAATCCTACCGAAAGATGCGGAGCTTACTCTATCTAACCCAAGGCTTCCTAAGGTCGTTTTACTCGCTACAAAAGAGCCACATTGTTTAGGAGATATTCTTCTTCGCTGGAGGTATGGAGAATTGCCTATGGAACTTTTGGGAGTAGTTTCCAATCATGAAGTTTTAGGAGATCTGGTTAGAGATTTTAAACTTCCTTTTCATTATATTTCGAGCGAAGGGCTGACTAGGGAAGAGCATGAAAACCAATTGGATTCTTATTTGAAGAGGCTCCACCCGGATTGGATCGTTCTTGCTAAATATATGAGAATACTCACTTCAGAATTCGTAAAAAAATGGGAAAATCGTATATTAAATATACATCATTCGTTTTTGCCTGCTTTTGTGGGAGCAAAACCGTATGAACAAGCATATAAACGTGGGGTTAAGATCATAGGTGGAACAGCTCATATAGTGACTGAAAATTTGGACGAGGGGCCGATCTTAGTCCAAGACGTTTGCCATGTCGATCATGGTTATTCCCCAGAACGTTTGGTTTTATTCGGAAGAGATCTTGAGAAGGTTGTTTTGTCCAGGGCTCTCCGCCTACTTTTGGAAGATAGAGTGATGATCTTTCAAAACAGAACTATTATTTTTGAATGA
- a CDS encoding Hsp20/alpha crystallin family protein: MRNPNFFSEVRRIQNRFHNLFDPVWEGGQVYPALNVYTDQDKITVTAEVPGLSPEDLDITVAHNLLTISGEWKEYTQDKPRRIERARGKFQRRLELPVAVDSEKVEASVKEGVLTLALPILESEKPRKIRIEAKA; the protein is encoded by the coding sequence ATGAGAAATCCCAATTTTTTTAGCGAAGTAAGAAGAATTCAAAATAGATTCCATAATTTGTTCGATCCAGTCTGGGAAGGCGGACAGGTATATCCTGCGCTAAATGTTTATACTGACCAAGACAAAATCACTGTAACTGCGGAAGTTCCGGGTCTTTCCCCAGAAGATCTAGATATCACAGTGGCGCATAACCTTCTCACCATCTCAGGTGAATGGAAGGAATACACACAAGACAAACCTCGCAGAATAGAAAGAGCGAGAGGAAAATTCCAACGTAGATTAGAACTACCTGTAGCTGTAGATTCGGAAAAAGTAGAAGCATCCGTAAAAGAGGGAGTTTTAACTTTGGCGCTTCCGATTCTCGAGAGCGAAAAGCCAAGAAAGATCCGCATAGAAGCAAAGGCATAA
- a CDS encoding PilZ domain-containing protein, with protein MDRTVKETEALTKILQTLFARLPVSVEIKGRSYPAKIVGIKDGLYLLASLPGKADGEKTRILFLTHNNHFFHGVFTVVQRNEGNGLELLRIQAVKVSEAKRAQGRVELEGGGGEPIILTNIINQLHLRRSLGFIDKIVETILQKHSKKMKETYPDSLIYFSDRMDNRLRIMYNFEQSIFVTNRLERSSGGAGQNFVPIEEYLKLLALNKIESRFISEISVLIRYKNYTPLGYVQVLSDRPLDTEDYNKITLFAAAISRDVIASGFFQESKERCIAEDISRSGLGFFHPQSIFFSRSFAVGEILLCDIQMNQELKGTYRAVIRNITNTDKMFRIGLQFFNLNSREEEILNQFVDSRLGPGEGSQAPESTAQDSGPPPDEGSSPEMETISEEVPDMGFEGEEESV; from the coding sequence TTGGATAGGACAGTCAAAGAAACAGAGGCTCTGACTAAAATCCTCCAAACATTGTTTGCGAGACTGCCTGTTTCTGTAGAAATAAAGGGCAGATCCTATCCTGCAAAAATTGTAGGGATTAAAGACGGTCTCTATCTTCTGGCTTCTCTCCCTGGAAAAGCGGATGGGGAGAAGACACGGATCTTATTTCTCACTCATAATAATCATTTTTTCCATGGTGTTTTTACTGTTGTCCAAAGAAATGAAGGCAATGGTTTAGAATTACTCAGGATCCAGGCAGTAAAAGTCAGCGAAGCAAAACGTGCCCAAGGCAGGGTGGAATTAGAAGGTGGAGGCGGGGAGCCTATCATTCTCACCAATATTATCAACCAACTTCACTTAAGACGTTCATTAGGTTTTATTGATAAAATAGTAGAGACGATCCTACAGAAACATTCCAAAAAAATGAAGGAAACTTATCCTGATTCTTTGATTTATTTTTCAGATAGAATGGACAACAGACTTAGGATCATGTATAACTTCGAACAGTCTATCTTTGTTACCAATCGTTTGGAAAGAAGTTCAGGTGGCGCCGGGCAAAATTTTGTACCGATCGAAGAATATTTGAAACTTCTGGCATTGAATAAGATAGAATCCAGATTTATCTCTGAAATTTCAGTTTTAATCCGTTATAAAAATTATACTCCACTTGGATATGTACAGGTTCTATCTGATAGGCCATTAGATACGGAAGATTATAATAAGATCACATTGTTTGCTGCTGCTATTTCCAGAGATGTGATTGCTTCTGGATTCTTCCAAGAGTCTAAGGAGAGATGTATAGCTGAAGATATAAGTAGAAGTGGACTCGGATTTTTTCACCCGCAATCCATCTTTTTTTCCAGAAGCTTTGCAGTCGGAGAAATTTTACTCTGCGATATACAAATGAATCAAGAGTTAAAAGGAACTTACAGAGCAGTTATCAGGAACATCACAAATACCGACAAGATGTTCAGAATTGGTTTACAATTCTTTAATTTAAATTCCAGGGAAGAGGAGATTTTAAACCAATTTGTAGATTCCCGACTCGGACCTGGGGAAGGTTCTCAAGCTCCTGAGTCGACTGCCCAAGATTCTGGTCCTCCTCCTGATGAAGGATCTTCTCCGGAAATGGAAACGATTTCGGAGGAAGTTCCCGATATGGGTTTTGAAGGAGAAGAAGAGTCTGTCTAA
- a CDS encoding pseudouridine synthase, translated as MKDLLRKWKRFRRKFPIWVLKEKKSLSNSSIQEGLKTKIGKEEAGTRLDVFLASRFTYQSRSNWRKILEEGKILVQGKPAKPSYSVKEGDEILYLPGESFEPPVQTDFKILYEDSRYIAVNKPGDLPIHSAGRYRKNNLTDLLEEDPRFEKIYTIHRLDRETSGVVVFGKDSEAASKLADLFSKRKINKTYISYVWGNFPTRLKAKGFLISDPSSLIRKKRKFVFDDTFQKLEIIEEDSETCETNFRKIGEGTFQGMHFSKVYCFPKTGRLHQIRATLYSLGFPLLGDKIYGKDESVFIEFIEGKDPDLISRLGMDRQALHSSSLKFIHPFTGLKTKISANLPQDFPK; from the coding sequence ATGAAGGATCTTCTCCGGAAATGGAAACGATTTCGGAGGAAGTTCCCGATATGGGTTTTGAAGGAGAAGAAGAGTCTGTCTAATTCTTCTATACAGGAAGGTCTCAAAACAAAGATCGGAAAAGAAGAGGCGGGAACTCGGCTAGATGTATTTCTTGCCTCTAGATTTACTTACCAATCCAGATCCAATTGGAGAAAAATATTAGAAGAAGGCAAAATACTCGTACAAGGAAAGCCTGCAAAACCTTCTTATTCTGTTAAAGAGGGGGATGAAATACTTTATCTTCCTGGCGAAAGTTTCGAACCTCCTGTTCAGACTGATTTTAAAATTTTATATGAAGATTCACGTTATATAGCAGTAAATAAGCCTGGGGATCTTCCGATCCACAGTGCAGGAAGATATAGAAAAAATAATCTCACAGATTTATTAGAGGAAGATCCTCGTTTCGAAAAAATTTATACAATTCACAGGTTAGACAGAGAAACTTCCGGAGTTGTCGTTTTCGGTAAAGATTCAGAAGCAGCTTCCAAATTGGCTGATCTATTTTCCAAAAGAAAAATAAACAAAACGTATATTTCTTACGTTTGGGGAAATTTTCCGACCCGCTTGAAGGCGAAAGGATTTTTAATATCGGATCCTTCTTCTTTGATCCGTAAAAAAAGAAAATTCGTCTTTGATGATACCTTTCAAAAATTAGAAATTATAGAAGAAGATTCTGAAACCTGCGAAACCAATTTTAGAAAAATTGGAGAAGGTACCTTTCAGGGGATGCACTTTTCTAAAGTGTATTGTTTCCCGAAAACTGGAAGGCTTCACCAAATCAGGGCCACATTATACTCCTTAGGCTTTCCTCTACTCGGAGATAAGATTTATGGAAAGGATGAGAGTGTATTTATAGAATTTATAGAAGGAAAAGATCCGGATCTGATCTCAAGACTAGGAATGGATAGACAGGCTTTACATTCCAGTTCTTTAAAGTTCATCCATCCTTTTACTGGGCTCAAAACCAAGATTAGCGCTAATTTGCCTCAGGATTTTCCGAAATGA
- a CDS encoding SCO family protein has product MNFLKSNYKNIILSLLILGVGFSVGFYMKKKPSSQFASETPVAEWKTAILKDTEGKSVHPSELPGNLFVVYFGFSHCPDMCPMALNDIENAFISLKDDSKDITPVFITIDPERDTPEVLRKYISHFPGKELVALTGGKDQIGELQKGFGVFSQQTQLPKGNGEYGMDHTLFIYLVDRTGNILSAYPTGIKGEELAKEIRELL; this is encoded by the coding sequence ATGAATTTTTTAAAATCGAATTATAAAAATATAATTTTATCCTTATTGATCCTCGGAGTAGGATTCAGCGTTGGATTTTATATGAAGAAGAAACCTTCTTCTCAATTTGCATCCGAAACTCCTGTTGCAGAATGGAAAACTGCAATCTTGAAAGATACTGAAGGTAAGTCAGTCCACCCTTCGGAATTACCTGGGAATCTGTTCGTCGTTTACTTCGGATTTTCTCATTGTCCCGATATGTGTCCTATGGCATTGAATGATATAGAAAACGCGTTTATATCTTTGAAAGATGATTCCAAAGATATCACTCCTGTGTTTATTACAATTGATCCAGAAAGAGATACGCCTGAAGTATTAAGAAAATATATTTCTCATTTTCCTGGAAAAGAACTCGTAGCTTTAACTGGTGGAAAGGATCAGATCGGCGAATTGCAGAAAGGATTTGGAGTATTCTCTCAACAGACCCAACTGCCTAAAGGTAATGGAGAATACGGAATGGATCACACTTTATTTATTTATCTTGTAGATAGAACAGGAAATATCTTGAGTGCATATCCGACCGGGATTAAGGGAGAAGAATTAGCAAAAGAAATTAGAGAATTATTATAA
- a CDS encoding multicopper oxidase domain-containing protein: MNRKDFLRWLGIGGAGLAAGTGIAGITSGKKEDPLCRTGSSLPSQPSSNPNVSIRLPGSIGGNSYGSMIHPPMFADAAFLSRMELNASIPQAPPGPKFRSEVNIIEMPLTVAHNTVVDAWTFDGVVPGKVIRARLGQEMELLFRNHSNHPHSVHFHGTHDPGQDGWEPIAPGAERIYKITAGPIGFHPYHCHVPPLASHMSKGLYGGFIVDPPGGRPPALEFMLILAGWDLNETGRNDIYAWNGIAGYYDRFPIKVPVGKKVRLYIANMTEHDPIASFHLHSQTFDVYRTGTKLIPDEHTDVITLGQTERAIVEFTLTKRGRYMFHPHQTYMADRGAMGWIVAV, from the coding sequence ATGAATCGGAAGGATTTCCTACGTTGGTTAGGAATAGGCGGTGCCGGACTCGCAGCGGGTACCGGGATCGCCGGGATTACCTCGGGTAAAAAAGAAGATCCACTATGTAGGACCGGGTCTTCTCTTCCGAGTCAGCCTTCTTCGAATCCGAATGTTTCTATCCGACTGCCTGGATCTATAGGTGGGAATTCCTACGGGAGTATGATCCATCCTCCAATGTTCGCGGATGCTGCATTCTTGTCTAGGATGGAATTGAATGCAAGTATCCCGCAAGCCCCTCCTGGTCCTAAATTCCGTTCCGAAGTCAATATTATAGAAATGCCATTGACAGTGGCTCATAATACAGTAGTGGATGCATGGACTTTTGATGGTGTTGTCCCAGGAAAAGTGATCCGTGCTAGACTTGGGCAGGAAATGGAACTACTTTTTAGGAATCATTCCAATCATCCTCACTCAGTTCATTTTCATGGAACCCATGATCCCGGACAAGATGGTTGGGAACCGATCGCACCGGGTGCAGAAAGGATTTATAAGATCACTGCAGGTCCAATCGGATTTCATCCTTATCATTGCCATGTTCCTCCATTAGCGAGTCATATGTCCAAGGGTTTGTATGGAGGATTTATAGTGGATCCTCCAGGCGGGAGACCTCCTGCATTAGAGTTCATGTTGATACTTGCGGGTTGGGATCTGAATGAAACTGGTCGTAATGATATTTATGCATGGAATGGAATAGCTGGATATTATGATCGTTTTCCTATCAAGGTGCCTGTTGGAAAAAAAGTGAGGTTATATATTGCGAATATGACTGAGCATGATCCTATTGCTTCTTTTCATCTTCACTCCCAGACTTTTGATGTGTATAGAACCGGAACTAAACTAATTCCTGATGAACATACGGATGTCATCACCCTTGGCCAAACTGAAAGAGCAATTGTAGAATTTACGCTTACTAAAAGAGGAAGATATATGTTCCATCCTCATCAAACCTATATGGCGGATCGCGGGGCAATGGGCTGGATCGTGGCAGTATGA
- a CDS encoding Hsp20/alpha crystallin family protein → MSVSELLKTEDKVATGQEKTQRPKPVYTPSTDLYSNEEEHLLVLDLPGVKESDLEISLEKDELRISAKTSVSDQKGNLRYSEYGTGDYKRTFLVSEPVDEDKISAVLKNGVLELRLPRKKPLSKKIEVKTN, encoded by the coding sequence ATGAGCGTATCAGAATTACTAAAAACAGAAGATAAAGTAGCAACAGGGCAAGAGAAGACTCAGAGGCCAAAACCGGTCTACACTCCTTCGACAGATCTGTATTCTAATGAAGAAGAACATCTTCTTGTTCTAGATCTTCCTGGCGTAAAAGAATCCGATCTTGAAATTTCTCTGGAAAAAGACGAACTTAGGATCTCTGCGAAAACAAGTGTATCCGACCAGAAAGGAAACCTAAGATATTCGGAATATGGAACTGGAGATTATAAAAGGACCTTCCTTGTATCCGAACCTGTGGACGAAGATAAAATTTCTGCAGTTCTTAAAAACGGGGTTCTAGAGCTGAGACTACCAAGAAAAAAACCTTTGAGCAAAAAGATAGAGGTCAAAACTAACTAA
- a CDS encoding right-handed parallel beta-helix repeat-containing protein yields MPKLHFKERYIPVIGLLVLGILMGAFASSCSGKEGETTEGFAHVVMVDNAFSPPMQKIPVGGQIEFVNSGANPHNAIAVDKSWSTEKSFGNIVMPRGAKVKITYPKEGVFPYYCSFHASPDGKSGMVADIVVGNAAYNPAARAGKDWKVAEKFSGTTRKVPQMYPTIQNAVDAASPGDLILIDEGVYYEEVVVTTPSLTLRGTDRNKVILDGQFQRANGVIVVGANGVAVENMTARNSTLNGFFWTGVKGYRGSYLTAYNNGDYGIYAFDSVNGVLEHSYASGSPDAGIYVGQCYPCKAILYNVISENSALGYSGTNAGGELYIISSIWRNNIVGLGPNSLDRELLPPERETYIIGNLIYDNNNLTAPIKPLEYPTYGTGILIAGGLHNVIKNNVVIGHDNHGIAIFPNLDENFWFSHRNIVEGNIVHSSGFGDLTLAGPISIGNCFSNNKFQTSVPPLLEKTNSCGSGIRFPMGGEIFTAYNALSLMVDATHGIYPSGDWKNQPVPPPQANIPGGVSAQVKPAIHPFEDFGLDLDKVKLPEEAAKILAERKPKFGDVLGGFSVPKPLDIQIVIFRWFGYLLPLLLYVCLVSLSVYDLVSKSEISPSKYVWLAFVSLVPYIGGGAYLLSGKSSYPKYLRFTLVFAGFGASLAFILYLGFTIVGNVGAG; encoded by the coding sequence ATGCCTAAATTGCATTTTAAAGAAAGGTACATTCCCGTTATTGGATTATTAGTCCTGGGAATTTTGATGGGAGCCTTCGCTTCTTCTTGCAGTGGCAAAGAAGGGGAGACAACAGAAGGTTTTGCCCATGTGGTTATGGTGGATAATGCATTTTCTCCCCCTATGCAAAAGATCCCAGTGGGCGGTCAGATCGAATTTGTAAATTCAGGGGCAAACCCTCATAATGCGATCGCTGTGGATAAGTCTTGGTCTACCGAAAAGAGTTTCGGAAATATCGTGATGCCAAGAGGCGCAAAGGTAAAGATCACTTATCCTAAAGAAGGAGTATTTCCTTATTACTGTAGCTTCCACGCTTCTCCTGATGGAAAAAGTGGGATGGTTGCGGATATTGTAGTTGGAAATGCCGCTTATAATCCTGCTGCAAGAGCGGGTAAGGATTGGAAAGTCGCTGAAAAATTTTCAGGAACAACTCGTAAGGTTCCACAAATGTATCCAACAATCCAAAACGCAGTGGATGCAGCTTCTCCTGGGGATCTGATCCTGATCGACGAAGGTGTATATTACGAAGAAGTGGTAGTAACAACTCCTTCTCTTACCTTAAGAGGAACAGACAGAAATAAAGTTATCTTAGACGGCCAGTTCCAAAGAGCGAACGGTGTGATCGTGGTTGGAGCAAACGGTGTTGCAGTTGAGAATATGACTGCAAGGAACTCTACTCTTAACGGTTTCTTTTGGACTGGTGTAAAAGGATATAGAGGTTCTTATCTTACTGCTTATAATAACGGTGACTATGGTATCTATGCCTTCGATTCAGTGAATGGAGTATTAGAACATTCTTATGCTTCCGGATCTCCCGATGCAGGTATCTATGTAGGCCAATGTTATCCATGTAAAGCGATCCTCTATAATGTTATTTCTGAGAATAGCGCCTTAGGTTATTCAGGAACGAACGCGGGGGGAGAATTATACATCATCAGCTCCATCTGGCGAAATAATATTGTAGGTTTAGGACCGAATTCCTTGGATAGGGAGCTTCTTCCTCCGGAAAGAGAAACCTACATCATAGGAAACCTGATCTATGATAATAATAACCTGACTGCTCCTATCAAACCTTTAGAATATCCTACTTACGGAACAGGGATTTTGATTGCTGGTGGTTTGCATAATGTGATTAAAAATAACGTGGTGATCGGACATGATAACCATGGGATTGCGATCTTTCCGAATCTAGATGAGAATTTCTGGTTCTCTCATAGAAACATTGTGGAAGGAAACATAGTACATTCTTCCGGTTTTGGGGATTTGACGCTTGCTGGACCAATCAGCATCGGAAACTGTTTCTCGAATAATAAATTCCAGACCTCTGTCCCTCCTTTATTAGAAAAAACGAATTCTTGCGGTTCGGGGATAAGATTCCCGATGGGTGGAGAAATTTTCACGGCGTATAATGCACTTTCTTTGATGGTGGATGCTACGCACGGAATTTATCCAAGCGGAGATTGGAAGAACCAGCCGGTTCCTCCTCCTCAAGCTAATATTCCAGGGGGAGTTTCTGCACAGGTAAAACCTGCTATTCATCCTTTCGAAGATTTCGGTTTAGATTTGGATAAGGTAAAACTTCCAGAAGAGGCAGCTAAGATCCTCGCAGAAAGAAAACCTAAGTTCGGAGACGTTCTGGGTGGATTCTCTGTTCCTAAACCTTTGGATATCCAAATTGTGATCTTCCGTTGGTTCGGATATTTGCTTCCACTTCTTCTTTATGTATGCTTGGTCAGCTTAAGTGTTTATGATCTGGTTTCGAAATCAGAGATCAGTCCGAGCAAATACGTTTGGTTGGCATTTGTTTCCTTAGTGCCTTACATCGGAGGTGGAGCTTATCTTCTTTCTGGTAAATCTTCTTATCCAAAATACTTGAGATTCACTTTGGTATTCGCTGGATTCGGAGCTTCTCTTGCCTTCATTCTCTACCTTGGGTTTACCATTGTTGGGAACGTCGGAGCGGGTTGA